A genomic region of Serratia fonticola contains the following coding sequences:
- a CDS encoding winged helix-turn-helix domain-containing protein, producing MTSNSNGCYYLIGDCIEFRPEDNLLYSRINGEKVTLFVAASRCLQLLLNQQGKLVSQKELFEVGWQKNGMGVSNNTFYQNILMLRKGFKLAGYEQAVIKTVPRQGLTVPLAVHVEKILPDSEIDRSKEQPIIEGNIPLFSSHKTKKKPALSLHLWVWGLSLSLCVGVMISLIWNSAEESDFFSSFSYIGKVEQCSVYLNDNQTALKSYMQLNAKNKFTCNKKRFVYFTTYPLVPRASAIRCERPFSPGIKNSCTSEYFLEWKSNE from the coding sequence ATGACTAGCAACAGTAACGGTTGTTATTATCTTATCGGTGACTGTATTGAGTTCCGGCCTGAGGACAACCTGCTTTACTCTCGGATCAACGGCGAAAAAGTAACGCTTTTTGTCGCGGCATCACGCTGCCTTCAGCTGTTGCTGAATCAGCAAGGAAAATTGGTTTCACAAAAAGAATTATTTGAGGTGGGATGGCAAAAAAACGGTATGGGCGTATCAAACAATACTTTCTATCAAAACATCCTTATGTTACGTAAAGGATTTAAACTCGCCGGATACGAACAAGCTGTAATAAAAACCGTGCCCCGTCAAGGCCTCACTGTCCCCCTGGCAGTTCATGTAGAAAAAATACTGCCTGACAGCGAGATAGATCGTAGTAAAGAACAGCCAATTATAGAAGGAAATATACCGCTGTTCTCTAGCCATAAGACGAAAAAAAAACCAGCACTGTCACTGCATTTATGGGTATGGGGGCTCAGCCTCTCTCTCTGTGTTGGGGTTATGATCTCTCTCATCTGGAACAGTGCGGAGGAAAGTGATTTCTTTTCCAGTTTTAGTTATATAGGCAAAGTCGAGCAGTGCTCGGTCTATCTTAACGATAACCAAACAGCGCTAAAATCCTATATGCAACTTAATGCAAAAAATAAATTCACCTGTAATAAAAAGAGATTTGTCTATTTTACTACCTATCCGTTAGTGCCGCGTGCCTCAGCAATCCGCTGTGAACGTCCTTTTTCTCCAGGGATAAAAAATAGCTGTACTTCTGAATATTTTTTGGAGTGGAAATCCAATGAATAA
- a CDS encoding DinI-like family protein: MNIQVKLDKNLFNNLSETTREALIEELQNRIHEVYPASRLAVIPGLDDKTEIATHDFFNDVEAKVTVQEIVDDVSLHGYWRHVN; the protein is encoded by the coding sequence ATGAATATCCAAGTTAAACTCGATAAAAACCTGTTCAATAACTTGTCTGAGACAACCCGCGAAGCGTTGATTGAGGAGTTGCAAAATCGCATTCATGAGGTTTACCCCGCCAGCCGTCTCGCGGTGATTCCGGGACTTGATGATAAAACAGAGATCGCAACACATGATTTTTTCAACGACGTTGAAGCCAAGGTTACCGTGCAGGAAATTGTCGACGATGTCAGCCTGCACGGCTATTGGCGTCATGTGAATTAG
- a CDS encoding tyrosine-type DNA invertase, with amino-acid sequence MAHRKFLTLTEVRKLMSAAKNKQTGVRDSCLILLAFRHGFRISELLNLRFRDIELVEGRINIQRLKNGFSTVHPLMDDERNAIMEWKQVKEKWKPDADPDIVFISQRGTQLSRGQAWRIIKRAGELAGTTTHTHPHMLRHACGYELAERGTDTRLIQDYLGHRNIRHTVRYTASNAARFVGIWEWNKRRKK; translated from the coding sequence GTGGCACATCGTAAATTTCTCACTCTAACAGAAGTTCGCAAACTGATGAGTGCTGCCAAGAATAAACAAACCGGTGTACGGGACAGTTGCCTGATCCTGCTGGCCTTTCGCCACGGCTTTCGTATCAGTGAATTGCTGAACTTGCGTTTCCGCGATATTGAGCTGGTTGAAGGACGGATCAATATACAGCGACTTAAAAATGGATTCTCAACCGTCCATCCCTTGATGGATGATGAACGCAATGCAATTATGGAATGGAAGCAGGTAAAGGAAAAATGGAAACCAGATGCCGATCCGGACATTGTCTTTATTTCTCAGCGCGGAACCCAGCTATCACGCGGCCAGGCCTGGCGCATTATCAAACGGGCGGGTGAACTGGCCGGCACCACCACCCATACACACCCCCATATGCTACGCCACGCCTGCGGTTATGAACTGGCGGAGAGGGGAACCGATACCCGTCTGATACAGGATTATCTGGGACACCGTAATATCCGGCATACCGTGCGTTATACCGCCAGTAATGCGGCACGATTCGTCGGCATATGGGAATGGAACAAACGGCGCAAAAAGTAA